AAagcattattaaaagaaaatcaaaagtgaAACATTGCAATAGTGTAAAAGAATAATTCATAGGGAAAAAAAGGTGAAACATTACTATACGGCACAGTCTCAACCACTAATTTTGATGAGACACccaaaatattatgattaaaaacctataaaatcAAAGTTTCTATGTATGTGTTTGGGGTGCGCATAGGCACGTCCACGTTGCTTCAATTCacgtttttcactttttttttttttttccctgaacGTGAACAGTAACCTCACATGGGTTCACTGTGCAGGGACAAAAATTACTGCTTATCACTATAGCAGTACTGTTTacatactaaaaaatattaaaaatgggtccgacggtactattcacacatttaaaaattattttgctacagtattttctgttttcaattttcagtttcagtaacaataagttcaatccaaacggaccctatataGACCTAGGAGACTAGGAATTCCTAAAACATGATAAGCAATATTAATGATAATGATTTAACTTTCCACACTAGCTTGAAAGTAGATTATTATGAATCTCAATAGGTTTGAtccgcaaaaaaaaaaaaaaaaaaaaaaaaaaaaaaaaaaaaaattggcttcgTGTGTTTTAAGGCTTTTATTTGCCTAGGGATAAGAGCGATTACGTTTCAAATCTTATCACTTTTAACAGGGTCGAGGAGAAAAATAAGGGAGAAAAAGCCACCTTGATCCCATATGTTGAGAGAAAGTAGGAAACAACAATTTGCATTTTGCTAAGTCCATCATGAAGTTGGCCCCCACAACAAAAAGAAAGCATAATAGCTATGGATGCTTCAATAACCTCCACAAGAATTTAATATTACAACTAGATTATGCATGTAGAAAGATATGTAGGTCAACTCTTTTGTCTATACAAACATGTTTATATACTTTATTATACTATAGCACATATGCGGGTACTCtgtatatgaaaaaataaaataaattaaaaatagaagCGTGTTTGGATGGTGAAGAGGGGATTAGAGGAAAGGGGATAAGACggtttagttaaataaaatattatttggatttttttttagaggaaggAGAGAATTTTAGGGGACCTCATTTTTAGTTCTTCTAAATTCAAGGATATTTGAAGGGGAGGAGAGGAGAGTAGTTCCActatatattgtcaatttttcctttttgacatcGATTTATATCTCTCTTTAAAATTAGGAAAgatgctttaaaaaaattgcgAAAAGATGGTgtaattgtcaatttatataatcattttctttctctctcctctttgtACTTAATGTTTAGAACATCCAAACaaaaagattgaatttttattcctctttaccaagttaattttttattaacagtaaaatttagatataatatattaagtaTTTACATTAagttctccaattaaattcaaatatataatgcattgaatttaatttttttaaaggataatattatttgtgtttttttttttttagattgaaatattatttgtgtttaattagTTAATACAAccaaatgtttgaatttaatcaaaGGAATCTAATGTTTAGCACCTATAATAttatacctaagttttatccatttttaaaacatcaaaattCCAAATAGAGGAAAACAATATTTATTCCAGTTTTCCTTACTTAATTTTTAGATCATTCAAACCatagaaaacaataaaaaaaggtatcctataaaacaaatattttattttgattatttggatttttttaatgttgataaaatttaggtacagtgTTATAAGTGTGTACCATACTGTTGTGATAGAATTTCAAGCATATGACTTGTTTCGTGATGATTGCTTTTATTGTCATTTGGCTGGTGATATTCGAATTTACCTATTGAACTAAAGCTAAAACTGTGTATAGTGCTAAACAGTATAGTGCATGTCCTACTAATAGTTAGGCACTATTACAACACAAAAACCATAAAGAATAATCGAATACACAAATTTCAAGGATTTTGCATGCCAAAGGCATCTTGCATGCTCTTGGCAAAACATTCCAAACTATTTTTAAGGTATTCCGAACCACTTTTCCGGTAATTTCAACaaattatgaataataattATTGAATGAAATCGCTAAGACAAGAAAGTTGTGTGACTTAAAAAGAATACTGTAGCTTAATTAGTTAGCACTTTCTAGTATGTTCATAACATCTCACATTTCTCTTTCTtgttataattattgaattatcaaaattataataataataaaatatatatatatatatatatatatatattgtgactTGCGAATATCTACCCTTAAACTTTATTTCTCACACTTCTAAGCAGAAAATTGGTTACAATGTCTTTATCATCCTGCCTACCATGGGCTGTTTAATTTACTGGCACTAATTTCTGCGAGACACAATTTAGACCCAATGATGAACCAATCTTACCAATCCCAATTTGAACACAACTTCAAATGCAATATAGCATTGTGCATAAGAAGGTATTATTTAATTACAATCGCAACCAAAAAAGAGTTTCACTTAATACTAAGAAGTAAGAACCCCTActaaaacaaatcacaaatggGGCAAAACGACCAACATTTTTCATGGTGCAGCCCAAACCCCCCCAACAACAAGTTGGCTCGAGATGTATATAACCATTGCTCGGATTTATTTGCTTCCTTTACATCTTTGGCACCATATTATGCTCTAAACCAAATCATAGGAAATCCATATACCACAGTACTTAGTAAGACCAGGACCAAAATGCATGATCATCAGCAGGGAATCCGAAATTACATGAATTTTCGGATGGGTCGGAGTAATCAACATCTTCCAGCTTAGGAAAGATGTATGCAGGCAATAGGCTCTTACTCAGATTCAAATTATCCTCCTCATCTTGAGATAGATCAGACTGATCAGGTTcaaaaacatttgaagaatcACCTGGCTCTAGCAGTGCAGAGTGAACCCCATCAGTGTAATGTGGGCTATCTGAATCAAATATATCACTTTTAGCTGAACTCATATCTTCCTGCTTACAAGCCACAATTGACACTTTGGATGCTTCACCCTCAGAAACAGATTCAGCAACAGGCTTTTGCAGTGGTTCCTGAGATAATTTGTTGGTATCAGACAGTTCAGAGAttcccctctctttctctctcaggAGCAGCTTGTCTTGGAGAACAACAACCTGCCAAAACACTTTCGTTAGTGCAATTATGACCCAAATCCcaatacaacaaaaaaagaaaggtagtGAATTGTGGTTGTGGAACACATTGATTTGCCCAAAAAAGCCAGCTTTATAGACTTTTTTTAGCACATTTTTTTGGATTCCATGCCAAAAATTACTTTTTCCCCTGTTTTCTTTGGGGACAAACAATTAACAAAGCCATCTAATCGCACTAATTTTTACCTGTGCTTTTAGCGTATCCTTCTCCTTGAGTAGATTTTCATAGTCAGCCTTGAGGCTATTGTAGCTATCTTGCAAAACCTCATATTCCTTCTCCATCTGTTTGGTCTTCCACCGTGCACGGCGGTTTTGAAACCAAATAGCAACCTGCCGAGGCTGCAAGCCGAGCTCTTTCGCGAGCTGGACTTTCCGATCAGGTTCAAGCTTGTTCTCCACCTCGAAACTTTTCTCCAGAAACTGAACTTGATCGGTACTTAGCCGCCTCTTCTTCTCGGGTTGATGGAAATAGTCTTCCAAGTCCTCGTCTCCATTGTCATCGTGATCATATGCACGGAAAAAAGGCCTATTCGATCCGTTTCCTCCACGAACATCTGCAAAGCTCACCATAGATCTTGAACCTGAAACACAAACGCACAATACCACACTTCAAAAATACCATCTTCTAATCAAACACcacaataaaaactaaattttgaattgttaacATATTATTGTTTCGTATTGTTACACACATGAACATACAAACACATTGGAAGTGTCCAATTGATTGAGTTACTAAAGAATCTTGTTCAAATTCTCTTTTGCTTGGTCATTCTTGTATAACATATAAATTTGGTTCGGTTGTCTGAATCAATAGTACCAAGGATTTAACAATAAGTATACATGGCCAATTAGTGTAAGTAAAAGCATAGACTCTACGAATGCAATATTACATAATAAAATGAAACCATGTTCATCTAGACAAAGCAAAATTAGAGGtaattaaacaaaatcaaattgaaGAATACAAATAACTCATAACATAATTTTTGTAAAGCTTAAAGAGAGTACCTAGGAAAGAAGGGGAAGACccagaaaggaagagagaatcAAGAGGCTCAGAAGCACAAGCACCCTTTTGATTCTGAAACAAAACACTCAAATTGGAACCACTATTACCACCAGTACCACTGCTATAGACTCTGCCACCAGCCATAGTATTTTAACAAGACCTgatcagttttttctttttgttttttttttattattttgttattgttttttgtgtgttaatCAAGCAGCCATGACAGCTAGATTACGCTGATCCACCGGTGCTGGTTTTGTGGGAGAATCTATGGTTTGTGGCGGAAGAAGCTGGTGATGATGATCTCGGTGATGTGAGAAGTATGGGAGCAACGGCTACTCACACCCATCACtcagaagaaagaaacaaagttgGAGGACTCCGATCACAATTGAGGTGGAAGTGAAAGAGAGTACCGTTGAGGAAGTGATATTTTTGGTTGGAATCTCAGAGCAGCAGAGCTGAGCTGAGCAGAGCAGAgcaaaaacagagagagaagcGAGTTAATTTTTCTCTGAAAGGAGACCCTGATGGTGTTATAAAAAGGGGAGAGTGGAAACGTTCAGAGCCGCTAGTTACTATGATGCCCCTCTTAGCTAAaagaataacttttttttaaaagtttctattttttattttttattatagcataaaataatatgaatttggAACTTgcaagtttcaactttcaataaGCTATAGATGGAAGGGTTGCCTTGCAACTTGGGATTAGAGCAAGTGTTGTTTAAGTCAAATTCTTGCataaaaattcttatattttattttagctatCAATTTCTCAAATATATTTCACATCaaactttcttctcttttaaccactatttcatttaaaaattatatactcatttatttttttttttcccttttttcctaTTGTGTTTGGAGGCTATCTTCCATgttaatttttgtctttttaaattttttttaatgtatctCTCATGTAGATTTTTGCCAATAAATTCTCCAATTCTGATATGTGATGAATTGATGAGtgtcaataaaaaaatctatagacACAACTTTTGTGTCATAATACCATGAGTCATTGAAAATAGgtggtaggaaaaaaaaaaaaaaaaagtgaaaataggTTGATGTGAAAGTTGTGGTTAATGTCTTTTGTCGTTAAAATTGTGATGCATAAGTTATGATCTAAGAAGACCTGATGCCAAGTCGAGTGGCAAAGGAGAGCAGCCATAGAAGCTAGTAGGACTAAGACATCCAAAATTTTGGTGGGCTCATCCATCACACGCCCAAGAAGAGCCACATCATGGCCAAATCAGCTGACCACCGCACAGCCAATGACAGTCACCTAAGCCTTAGGCCGGCCACTGTATGCTTCAggtatgagagagaaagagaacaagTTGgagaaaaatgttgaaaaaaataaaataaaatagtcatTTTGTTAAGTTACAGTGccattgattttttattatacacgTTGCAACTTGAAGTTGTTTAGGCTAATTATAAGTTAGCCCAATgttaagtttgtttgtttgtttgtttgtttttctttctcctcaaagagaaaaaaagaccCAATAGAACATGATATAGAGGTCACGTGACAATTTGGTACTCAATTTGACTTATGCATTAGTTTAACCAATTTATTTGATTAAAGGCgagataaaaaaaagaatttaactagtaatataatttgcaaaattttgagtttagtatatgatatgaataattaaaacatatatttgAGTTGGATCTTGGAGTAAGAGTACGTAAGTCTTACATCACAGCtagttattttcaatttttatgtgtACAAGTTTAATACAATAATAATTGTAAGCAAGACACTAAAATGGCATCATATTGCATCTAAATCCATagagaaattttataaatacaacaaaatctcacaatatttttacaaaattcttgtttttaattttaataggtcccaatttattattttattttgacctatgaAAATTTGACACTTCAACTGTTGtaataatttgttttgattgtaaCATAACTCAACTCCATAATAGCCATTGCACTTTAATATTAGTAaggaacaaattaaatataacttttttagtATCAACATCtgaatatgtttttaattttagagtttaatttttaatacaactctaatttcattttttaatacataGCATATAATTTCAATCTATAATATCTGTTCTATTATAACTGTTCTTATTATCAGATACGACACAAATTAATTTTTGCTATagatgaaattcaaatttcagatttcttattcaactataaaaaaaaactttgttgaACTAATTAGAACCACGATacaacttcattttttttttcaaataaaatgattcaataaaaataagtttttttattataaatgtaTTGGACAAGAATatacttaaaaatgattttaatatttttcaacataaaataaaataaattagggGCCAAATGGAAATGGCCATCAAATTAGGTAGAAAGATAGTAGGGGTAATTTGGTAAGTGAGGGAGAGAGGGGGTATATCCGTATAAACGGTTGGGTACATGACAACGAggcaaagaaaagaagggaaagaaaacaaaggaatCCTGTCCAATCAGTCGCTTTCGGAGTTGAGTTGAGCGACGGACTGTGACGATCTCTAGAATGAAGGGCTAATAAACGAGTGAACAGGTAAGATAACAGTTCTTCTGACTTTGGTCACCTTCCCGTCAGAATTAGCTAGAACAGTCCACGCTCCCACCACTAaaaactcggctcgggttccaACACGTCGGGTCCTCATTGGACCACGTCGATTTAAGTGTGGGTCCCACCCTGTCGCTTcacaagattttttatttttatttttgttaataaaaaaatactactgCTTAATTTGTATGGTCTTGGCTGGGCCTCAAAGTAGCTTGTATAGTTGGATATATGACAtaattaacttgtttcttttttgtcgTTTGGTCTTATTAGCAGTAGCTTGGATAGTTGGGATTTCTACGGATTTGGACTCCTTGGGGGTATTGCAAAGTTAAAAATAGaatgttaaaaatttttgaTCGAGAATTGAGATTAAaggtgattaaaaaaaaaaaaaaacttatctcAATCATTGAAAGTGTAATTGCATAGTAACTATTGCATTGGATTTCATTTAGAATTTTGAGATAAAACTTGACTCGGGTATAGTGTCTTAAGTTGGTGAGATTTGTCCACCTTGCCCTTTAAGTACGCTCGGCAAATGATCAATTCAAGTAAAACATGATCAGATTTAACCTATGCTTGTAAgagtcaaaacaaaattgagaaaaataaatgagtcaaattaaaataaggagaaaaagtTAATGAATGTCCTAAGAGTATTGATTTATTGagtattttaaaagtttttatgggtaaagaaaaaaatagctaatttttttttacaactttttatacttttaataaaagtaatatcaaaactttcttaaaattgtccactaataaatgctctaaggacatttgttaattggacccttaaaacaatttattattCTTATGATCCTTACTCATTTTTGATAGATTGAGTTAACTCGGTTTGATAATGCACTAAAGAGACCATATCCAAATGCATAGATATATAAGAATAATCTATAACATGTTAGGTAaacaaaaacaaggaaataactAATAAGACAAGATTATTCAATTACAGAAAACTATAAGGTATTAGTAGTAGATCTGGCATTcgaaaaattcatatttaagaATCACACCTCAATTTGATGGGTAATGTCATTAATATTTGCATCAAGATCAATATAGAAAATTAGTCAAATTCCATTAACATCCTTCTAAACTTTTTATGTTGTTGTATTAAAACCTTCTAAAATGTTATTTTGCCAATTTGATACAACAATTTTGTGTTTGTACTTTGTACTCAATAGACCCAAGTTCAAGTAATGTTCGATCCATTTACTAACAAAGACAACATGTGGATTGCACGTGCCTTAATTTCCTCCACCAAAACGTGAAAAAATAAGGAAgcttaaggtttttttttttttttttttttttttttttttttttttcccaaatttgaagCTTTGGAAACAAGACTTCTTCTCATTCTCCTTATCCTTCTGCATCACCATTTCATTTTCCCTACCTAATAATCTTAAAGTTCTATTGCGACCATTCCTAAAGGCAATTGTAACTTGTGTCACTCTCGCCAGTCGCCACTAGCATTTCCTTGAAGCTTGATTCTAGTTATAGTTGTCAAAATGTGAATTATACTgtgaattgaattttaattttgtttttatgggGGGTGAAAAGTAGATCGAATGACTAAGGTTGGTTTTAATCCAGTTACTATTCACtcacacaattaatttttagagaTGGGATGTAAGGTCAATCTTTAAGTACCTGTTATGTAACAGGAGATGAAAGTAAGACCAAAAACTATATGCGAAGTGGTAACATTCAACTGGAAATAGCTTGAAAATTGGCTAAGTATTCGTTCTCGGGTTCAGTTCGAGGAGGAAGGTACAATTGGATGGtttttctccctttttgttttctctcctccttttcACGTCCTTCTTGATCCAAGTGCTTTTTGGCTTTATATAACTTAGCAAGGATGCATCTGGATCTTACATTTGGAGGGTTGTGATCATACTttcttgatacttgtcccatcaagacCTTACTAGAAGGTTTTTACACCAAAATACGAGCTGTGAGGAACACTGTTCATGGTCATTTCCCCATTAGTATGGCCAACTAAGTggttgcagtgcatttaatgcggaggggatgGCTACCTTgtccttcctttttcttctcttccttgttCAATACCAAGTTACCTTTGTCCCCCTTGGGATTGCATCGTGCTCCCTTCATTCCTGATTCTCGGCCTTCTGAGGTTAAGTAGAAGCCCTCGACATCTTCATCAACGACAACATCCCGAACTCCTCATTAGTTAAATAAGTCATCTTTGTGAAGTTCTCCTCCTTGGAAATGcccttattttctttattaaaggCTTTCGATCCTTGTCCCCCTACAATTTTTGTTGGTACTATATATTGTATCATGTATTGTATGATACACatatacttaataaaatttatagaaatatatatatacacacatatataaaatgtatatttattataaatttgtaacaTATTCATCAAATGACTAATTTAatcatcacttatgtaataatattttgaattttctagtgGTTGACACTGTAGAAAATCTAAGactttataaaaattttatgtgtgaacaaaaagtaataataaaggGAAAAGcattaaaacattttttggGACGTTATATACTTAATAGACCACGAGTGATGCTataaccaaaaattattttataacatttttacaaaatgttgttgtggcaaatttttattggatctattatttatatcacttttttacttaccagtATCTACTTACtgcatcaatagtttgtaatttaaaaaaaaaaaaaatttatctcaaGCATTTTTCAATTGACCATGAACAAATAAACTCTACACCATAAAAACTTGCCCAATgataatttctctcttttcaccCCTTTCTCTGTCCATAGAGTGAGCATTGATTGGTTGTTGACTCTCGTTGACCTTTTCtttatatgacatttttttttcatgcccATTGCTTCTTCAGTTAATTTTCACCTAGGTTTTGAATTTAGGGGTTTGTTTTTCCCCAATGATGATCCCAAATAGTCCAAAATTAGGAAAATTTTCCccatttggttttgttttcatgtttgaaaACTTTTGCTCATATAATTATTtagaacaataataaatattaatgattttttcgTATAAGGCAAATAACTGAAAATGCTTTTTGGCATTTTGTTTTAATCGCATCTAAACGTGAgtcaattttttagaaaacaagttgatttcttaaaagaaaaaaaaatttagtaataaaagaaaagggagctttaatttaattataaaacaaaattttcaaatgaaagagaaaagattAAAGGGCACTTCTAATATAGTTAGGGAGATGGGGATGGACTTGGATCCTTGGTATGTTGGGTTGGAGGTGAAAtgatagagggagagagaaaataggagGAAAAAGGTGAGAGGAGAAAATTGGGTTGGGAGAGTTTTCTCCCCCGAGACCCAccatttaagaagaaaaagttttCTCCCTAATTTGGGGAGAAAATTAGAGAGACAAGTGGGGAGAGAGTGAATTTGATATGAAATTATCCATCTATCCTCCcctttatttattaatgttgcttttttatttttattttttaaggaaatgtTCGTGCTTATTGCTGCTACCTcttttgtctgtttttgtttttgattttttgttttgttttgtttttttttttcactgtacCACGTTGgttggctctctctctctctctctctctctctctctctctctctctctctctctctcttttcatatcaaacacaacttttttttttttttttgctagatgTTTTATTAGCTGTGTTAGTTTGTAAGTTTgtagtacttaaaaaaaattaatttttataaactattaaaaaagtTGTATTTTATGTATTAGAGGcatgagagtaaatttatacaaactacattttttatcttctcactTTTTTACTCAACCAAGCAAAAGAGTTTTCCATCtcttcacttttccactccttCATCCAAATATGCGaaggaaaaactaaatattttctatttatccACTTTTTTACTTCCTTCCTATTTTCTATTCTTCCAATCAAACAGACCTTAAGATCAAACTATCAATTGCATATTGCCACTCCAATTACAAGGcagtgaaaatatatattaggtttttgTTGTAACGGTTGCTATCATTATTAAAAGGGTGCAACAAAAACGGTTgaattatatgtgtgtgtttgtttttactGCATAATTGGAGTACAAATTGCAAAAAGgtgatattttaaaatttgaacattAAACTTAATAAAGGGGTAAAAAAGAAAGTGATATGCTTatcgaaaaagaaaaagaaagtgatacttctgattttttttaattttctcttttggtgAAAAAAGGAATGTACTGGCCATGACAATTAATAGAACTGGTTGAACACAAATATTATCTGAACAATCTAATTGAAGAAGTGACATAAGTAAAAAAGGCTACCTATCAAAAACAAGGAATTCATTTTGTTGTGTGCTCCTTTATCCAAATTAAAAgcatctctatatattaatctACTTCCATGAAGATATCTGGGATTCGATGCACCAACAATGATTTACAAAGTGGGCCTAGCAAAGATATTTGTAAGAGTTCAGAGAGAGGTTCACAGTTGGACCATAGATGAAGCATCCAGCTCCACCATTGATTGATACCATGAGAAGGATATGTAATATAGGTTCTGCTGCAGTGGTGTAGGTTTGATTTCACAAATGAAAAATAGTGGTCCAATGCTTTAAAAGTTTGTTCCCGTTTAGGTTATTTTTTAGCAGTAATCGACAACCGCATCAGTGTGTGTGCATATGTGTGATTGCCTCTATCGTTTCCGTAGCACTCAAACTAAAGCATGAAACAATGGTCCAAAGCTACAGGGCAAAGGTCCCCTTTTTATTGGACCA
The Quercus lobata isolate SW786 chromosome 10, ValleyOak3.0 Primary Assembly, whole genome shotgun sequence DNA segment above includes these coding regions:
- the LOC115963987 gene encoding homeobox-leucine zipper protein HAT5-like; this encodes MAGGRVYSSGTGGNSGSNLSVLFQNQKGACASEPLDSLFLSGSSPSFLGSRSMVSFADVRGGNGSNRPFFRAYDHDDNGDEDLEDYFHQPEKKRRLSTDQVQFLEKSFEVENKLEPDRKVQLAKELGLQPRQVAIWFQNRRARWKTKQMEKEYEVLQDSYNSLKADYENLLKEKDTLKAQVVVLQDKLLLREKERGISELSDTNKLSQEPLQKPVAESVSEGEASKVSIVACKQEDMSSAKSDIFDSDSPHYTDGVHSALLEPGDSSNVFEPDQSDLSQDEEDNLNLSKSLLPAYIFPKLEDVDYSDPSENSCNFGFPADDHAFWSWSY